TTCCAtcttttcaaatcattttttaggAGCTTTAATTTATTGGCTAGAATAAAACTCGGTGCACCATGAAATTGATAAGAATCCCACCAAGACCGAACCCTATCCACAAAACCCTCATCCTTAAGCCACATATTCCCAAATCTAAATGACATACTCCCTCTCTGAAAAGATCCACCCTCAAGGACAATTGGAATATGATCTGAGCGCAACCTAGACATCCGTCTTTGAGAAACTGTTGGAAACTTATCCTCCCAATCTGCAGAAAACAAGAATCTGTCCAACCTAGCCTTCAAAGCAACTTCTCTAGAATTTGACCAAGTAAAAGTACCCCCTTGCAATGGCAGATCAATGAGATCCTGTTCCGAAATAAAATTGGAAACTCCCGCAGAGTAGCAGTGAAAGAATTAGACCCCAATCGTTCGGAAGGGAACCTAACCACATTAGAGTCACCACCCACACACCATGGGACACTCCACCAACTATTCAAGCCACAGAGCTCCTCCTATAAATACCTCATGTCACAATGTAAATTAGGACCATAAACACTAGTAAATGCCCAACAAATTGATCTGACACATTTGTAAACTTACAAGAAACCGAAAATCTCCCCATTGCTTCCTCCATTTTATTCACTACCCAAGTGTCCCACATCACTAACACTCCTCCAGAAGCACCACAAGAACCTAAGCAAGACCAGTCAACATGATGGCCACCCCACAAGCTAAGAATCACCGCTCTATTAATCACCCCCATTTTGGTTTCTTGAAGACAAACCACATCTGGCCCCCATTTCCTAATCAAATTTCTAATCTTGAGCCTTTTATCCTGCTCATTCAACCCTCTAACGTTCTAAGAAATAATCTTCACACTCATTGATAAGGTACAACAGCCCACTCAGTACTTGCACTCCTTGCTTTATTTGAATCATACTCAACATTCAAGGATGACAACAAATTCTTCAACTCCCGTTGACCTTTCTGGCCTGACTTGACCAACTTCGTCTGATCACCCATCACAAGTTTCTGTTTATATTTCTTTCTAGCCTCTATAGCTAATAAAAACCTTGTAATTTGCTCCTCAAAACCTTCCAACGAAGTGCCCACAGATTTCTTAAAAGCCTTTATCCTATTGGTTACCCATTGTGATAGTTGACAATTATCCACACTCTCCTTACACCCAATCTCCTTCACATGACTAGACACCAACTCCAAAGGACCTTCAGTGGCCAAGGGTACCACAACTAATGACTCATCACCTCTCTCACAAGACCTCAACCTTTCATCAAATTCTCACATATCATTCTCTGACCCAGGAACCACAGACGAAGACTCTACTAGCCCCTCACCCTCATCTGCCCACCTAACCCTTTGCCCTTCATTAGTAATATCAGCATTACCTGGTACATACTCTCCCTCCAAGCTTGAGCAAACTGACATTGGGAGCACTAATTTCCTTCCATCCCGCAATTGTAGTATCCAGTCTTTGGAATTACCCCAAGACTTATCCAAATCTTTGACCAATTCCCTAATGGCTAGGCCATGTAGATGAGCTCCCTCAAAATCAGACTCGTTATTTGTAGTAACCGATCCTTCCGAACCTGTAAAATCCTCATCCCCACCTTCCCTTGCCACCTGAGATTTCAAATTCACCATCTCCGACTCTATCGGGGTAGTATTGATCAATACTGGTTCACTGGATGCTTGGGCCACCCCCTCAAGCTTGACTGGCATGGTGGAGCACTGATTCTAGCTTCTCTGACCACTAACTCCATCGGCATCCAACACTTCTGACACTGTATTGGAGGACACCATGGCCAAGGACACCACCGGCAGCAAAGAAGACCCAATCGGAGCGCTAACAGCCGATACCAACTCGAGGAATGCATGGGCCACCGCCGCTGGTCCTTTCGGCAAGGTGGATGGCTGGGCAAATCGACTCGGGTTGTGCTAAACACCCTCACCTGCCACTTCCATCACTGCTAAGGAAGAGATCGTGGCCAAAGGCACCTTCGGCAACATCGCAAGCTTCACCAATGTCTTAGGCGAGATCACTGAGCTCTCGTGTTTCTTCGTGGCATTCAGCTACTGCAAAATGTAAGGATatatttccttttattattaatattctttactGATTGCCACAATATGATCTTATTATCTCTATTTCctctagttttaaattttacccAGCTCATCAGTTTACTACCACAGTAAAGTCTTCAagtatctctttcttttttgcagcATGAAAACGAAGGGAGTTTTGACTTTGCTTTTGTTGATGCTGACAAGGTTAATTACTGGAACTACCATGAGAGGCTGATGAATCTGATAAAGGTGGGTGGCCTAGTTGTCTATGATAACACACCCCGAAGAGGATCAGTTGTGATTCCTGAAGCATTGGTTCCAGAATTCGGGAGAGAGATCAGGgagaaaataattgagtttaaCAAATTAATTGCAGTTGATCCTCGTGTCCAAATTTCACATGCTTCTGTGGGTGATGGTATCACAATCTGCAGGCGTCTCTAATGAGGTACTGCTTGGAAGTTGAAACTTCTCtgcattttacttgtttatGAGTTTGAACGTAAATGCGCCCGAATTACCTCGCATAGATTGTTACTCCTTTAAATATTAGTAGTCATATGATATGAAGACTGAAAATTAGTTTGTGATTTTGGAATCATCAGAGCTTCAGGTTACTAAAAGTACAGGTGACTTCACCCACTTCTTCCTTATGGATAAAAGGGGGTGGGGATGGTTTGACAATTTCTGTCTAGCTATTATTATCAGAAAACAGTGTATTCCATTGTCAGCTAAAATCTCTCTTTTGTGAGGATGCAATTATTGTAgctttattgttttatttttttgggataagtaaATCCAATCCCAGTACCTGTATTTTTACATTAAATGGCCTAGACACCTTTTCTGTGTAAATGAATTCGCACCATTCAATGTTTCTATTCCTCCTCTCCCCCTAATACGAGTTGAATCAATTGTCAGTTGGATTTGAATCCATCGTCCTCAACAGACAAGTCCTTAATGCcaacaatttataaattgaCCAATTCATTGTTCGTTCCCATAAGCCTAAAGACAACTGTCTTCCAAAAGTGTCATTCCTACTGTGATATTTGATAGCACAGAAGCATGGTCATCGAACTCAACATTCACAATTTCACACGGTGCAGAGCATTGGCATATGGCGGATATACACACAATTTTCAGGGGCAAAAGCAGCCAAACAATGACAAGAATTGTTGCAGGCAAGTTAACTCCATGTCTTTTTAATTCAAGACAAATATAGGTCCATAAAGCCAATCAGAACGATTCAGGAGAAAtacaaataaatcattttaaaggccattatATTCCTGACCATACATTagcatccccccccccccccaaaaaaacgCCATCACCACAGTACATATTTTAGGGCTAATCATCAAGAAACCTGATCTTGCTAGATACGTGGTCTTGGCTGTTGAAtggattttctatttttcagcTACCAAGAGCAGTAAGAATACAGTAATAAATGAATCCACACCTTGCGAAAAATTGTGCGAAGCCTTATTCTTGATGgaattctttctcttttgaggCAAATGTTTCCGCAACCAGTAGAGGGAAAGCAATGGTTGCATCACAATGTACCTGGCAATCCAATCAAGAGGAAAATACTTAGAATAGTATATTTATTGCACTTCTAAGTTCTATTACATACGCAAACACGGAGATGAAGGCCACACAACTAATCCATAAAAGTAAAGAGAACAAAAGGCTAAAGGTTTGCTTTAGTACAAGTGAGAAGAAAAGCTAGAAGGCAGCAACCAAAGCAGTGATAAGACAAACACAATATACCTTAACAGTCTTAGCAGAACCTCGTATTTTCCCCCATGATACAGCCTCATCAGGACGAGCTCCAGAGTCACTCCCATCGAACTCTTGTGCAGTATTAATGAACACGGCATAATCTGCACCATTACGCATCATATTGGCATTGCAAATGTGATGCTTGGGGAGCCCCCCTCCAAGAATTATCATGCCAGTCTTCCTAGGATTTGCATGTACTGCTTCACCATTTATGGCTCTAATGTCTGTTCAAAgagtttgtagtttcaattctctacTTGTTAAATACTGGCTCACAAGATCGTTGAAAAAGGATATGCATACCTTGAACTATGTCAACGATCAGACCAGGGCTGCGGAAGGAATGGAAGTACAACATGTCCCCTAGTGAGCCATCTGTTAGGCTTGGACAGTAAACTGGAATGTTGTTCTGGAAAAGATcgacaaagaaaatcaaatatctGCAAATCTCAATATAACCACTTCTGTAGCATTATGTTGAGCAATTACTTCAAAGTAGCAAGTGCACAATGCTTCACAACTGACCAGAGTTCAAATACCTACTAGATTACCATAAAGACCACAACAATGGCACCATCTAATACACTACAACAGCCAAAAACTGTCCATAGAAATACTAAGTTTTAATTTGAGTCATCATTCCTAATTGAAATGCAACTTCTGTAACACATGAAAGCTAACCTACCCATCAGAAGCTTATTACAGGATATCTCagtgtttataattttaagtCCAGAAATACTTTGCCACAGCTAAATTTGATAAACTTGTTACATGACTTATTCTGATACTACCAAAATCTAACATCAAAGTAGCAGCAAGTTACAGGATGGTCCAAAATCTGGAGCACacagaaaatatataatatgcatTCAAATGCTAACAAGAGCTTCATAATGATTATGTACCTAGAATCTCAGTGTCAATAGAGAGGCATCTGAAAAATCTAGATGAAAGAAATCTAAATTTAGCTCtcttttgtatatttatataacTAAAGCATAAAcatctctatttattttttctaaaactcTCTTCTAATATGTTTTACTGTTacaatttcttctctttctctttccttcaATGTAGTTCACtttactttccaaaaaaaaaagaaggatgtAGACCGCTTCGGATAGGGTTTGAGTTGCTTGAGGTATCACTGAAACTGATATATGTTACAAGAGAACCAGAATTcttgcaaaaaaatttctcatatgtagtaaaaaatttaagaaactaaaattctTGGAAGGTTGGGATTGTAGGTATCATTAATAATGCTATGTAACAAAATGGCATTCCCATAAGTACCACTGAACTTACTAATTAACTAACTAACATCAATTTTACatgttaaagaaagaaaaaaattggccaatgttgaaaataaaaaataagaaaaattgggggaaaataaataataaagcaacaacaacaaaaaaaattgactaagaAACATGGTAAGATGGGAAAAAGGGCCTGAACCCAAAATATAAAGCTATGAGCACTTGCCTTGTATGCCCAGTAGAGGTATGAACTCttgttattaatttcttttcccAAGCGAGCAATCAACCTCGATGGTGTCCATAATACATTCtgaaaatccaaaacaaaatagGTTATCACTATCCATCAACAGGGCAACAGGAGAAGAAGATTACatattaaaatgatattttctccTCAAAGTTCATCAAGGCATTGTATAAAGCATACATGGGCTGGGAGACCAAAACTTAAGGCACATATCAGCACTCATAAGTACATTAACaactcaaaacttttttttctttctttaattttaacaGGTACTGATTTATTTACATTCAAAGCTCGGGAAATGTAATCCGTCAAACAATTTAATCACTCTACCGGTTTTGAAGCAGATTAGAACAACATTAAGTTTGCAATTCTAAATCTGCAGAAGAACAGCATTAAAGGAATACCTCTTCAGTTTGTTCTTTCAACATCTGGTCAAAAATCGGAATTATCCAATCCTCAAATTTGCAGTAGTTGTCATTAGGAACCAACAAGTTACCAATGCGGTTCAGTCCTTTTGATCTTAAATAGGCTCCAGGTAAAGAAAAGTCACCTTTATATGTGGGCGCAAGGCATTTTATCAGATCTTCCTCAATACCACCAGCTGTTGTAACCACCACATCAACCTGCAGTCATCATAAGAGTAGTAACACTTCAAATGATAACATTAACATATATACTGCTGTCATTCCTTTTAAGGCTTACAACCCAGAATATCAAACTTATTCAAATTGTTGATTATATATCATACAGAAAGAAATAACACTTCTATTGATAAATTTACACGCAATGCAACAACACAATAATGAAGATACATTTATAAATCCTCTATTGAAGTAAACCCTTTCTATAATTAAAACAACCCAGAAAATTAAACTAATTCAAATTGTTGATTACGAGGTCCGTTTGGTTAGGCGTTCTAAGAGCtcaaaagtgcattttttaaaactcaaaactccGTTTCACAACAGCAACTCCTCGTAGCTTTTTTTACAAACGCTCATTCCAAACTCAAAACACCATTGTTACTCACCATATGATGCTCAACAAGATAGCGAACAACGTCCCTAACACCGGAAGACGTAAGGTTTGAAGTAAAACCGAGGAAAACTTTGCACCTCACGGACTTTCGGTACGACGGGTCTCTCTCCTCCTCGCTACAATCTTCCGTTACACTCTCGTCCGCAAGCCTCCAATCTAGCTTCAATCCAATTCAATTCAAAAAGAATCATCAAGTCTAGTGACAAAATTCAAACaaccatttttatattttaattttattttggctttcACAAACAGAAACTGACCATTTGATTAACAACTTCAATGGCGTCTCCCAAATTGGAAGCTTGAAAGCCGGTGGAAACCATGGACTTGAGAAGCTGAGAGTGGTTCACTCCTTGATTGAAATCGTAACCCTCGATCTTAATACATTGTCCCTCTAGGTTTTCTGATTGTTTGAAAACCGTCGAGTGCACGGATGACATGAGATTGAGATCTTCCTTCATTGCTTCCCCCATTGTTTTCTACTTCCTTCTGCAATCAAAAAGCAGCGGCCACCAAATTTTCAGTTGGAGAGGGAGGGAGGGTTGCGTTTAGGGTTTGGCAAAAATGTTAGTAAAACTCGTCGTTTTGAGAATAACCCTTTCTCGCTCGCACCGTACCGTTGACCGTTGAGCACTGTTGAAGCTGCAGGTGTGGAGTAGGGTACCTGACTGGGCCGTCGGATCTTGATTTGGGCCTAAAATGCTATTGAGAATTTGACCAAGAAAAACACTCCATCATAGGTAATTTATACAGTGTTAGAGTAAACTCTATTGATGTCCCTAAAGTTTAACTTAGTACACAATTATTTCTTTAAGTTCTAAAGGACTATTAAAAAAAGAGGGGTTGTTTGGCAAGGTTATTCtagtaacattatttaaatgttgtaaaaaatgatgttagtcTTTTTATTAACTGGTTTGAGTATCATTGCCTATGTAACTAACAAAAATAGtgacatgacattttttaaatgaaagcattctttgttattaaaatattacaaaatttaggTACCAGTACTACACATTTTATGCCATGTCAACAGCCCATTTACATGCTAGTGGGCCTTGTAGGGAGGAACCGGAGGTCTTAAGCCCAATTAAGGTTAAAAAGGTTGTTGATATGAACAGCCAAGTGGGTGAAATAGGCCTAAACGTAGGGGTTGAAAAAGAAGTATCAAGTATTGGAACATAGAAAAAATTGGCAAGAGACAAAGGTAAGGCCCAAGAAAAAGACATGGCGTGTGATAGCCCAGAGGTTGGAAATAAAAGACGTGGATGCATGGAAGACTTGATAAAAGACGAAGGCAGATTGCAAAAAAAGGTATGTGGGGAGGATAGTTATAATGGTTGCTCTTTTTCTCTTGATGAAACGGCGGTGACTGCAAGGCAGCACCGCCGAGAAAGATGAGGACTTTAGGATGGAACTGCcgagggcttgggaaccctcGGTCAGTTGGAGCGTTGCGAAGGCTTGTGCAATAGTGGGATCCCGGCTTTGTTTTTCTATCAGAAACAAagctgaaaaagaaaagtatggAGAGGAAAAAGATGAATGTTGGTTTTGCTAATGGTTTAATTATTCCAAGTTATGGGAGAAGTGGGGGCTTAGCCTTGTTGTGGAAGAAGGAAATTAAGGTTGATGTTCAAAGCTACTCAGAAAGACACGTTGATGCCATTATTTTTGAAGATTCGGGGTTTAAATGGCGGATTACTGGATTTTATGGAAATCCTAAGTCACATAGAAGAAAGGAATCTTGGGAGTTATTAAAAATTCTTAGCAAAAAGTTTCAGCTCCCCTGGTTGTGCTTCGGGGATTTTACTGAAATAGTTTCGATGTCGGAAAAAATGGGGGGAGCTCAACGGTCCCAAAGGCAGATGGGAGGTTTTAGGGAAGCAATAAATTATTGTGGTTTTAAGGACCTTGGTTTTTGTGGCCCGGATTTCACTTGGTGTAACATGCAAGAAGGAAGGCAGAGGATATATCTTCGATTAGATCGTGTTTTGGTTACGCAGGATTGGATTGACCATTACAGGGATATGAAAGTTCATCACCTAGTGGAATCTACCAGTGACCATTGTGCGCTCTTGATCACTGATGTCATACCTCAAAGACTTACGAAAAAAAGGTTCCAGTTTGAGGCAATGTGGACACGACGAAATGATTGTAGAGATGTTATCAAGGCTATTTGGAATGAGGGTGTAAATCTTTGCAGTCCGAATGGCATGGTTGATGGTCTTAAGCAGTGTGCTAAAGAGGTATCCAAGTGGAACAGGGCAGTGTTTGGTAATGTTCCTAGGCAGATTCAGAGTAAAAGAAATGTCCTAAATGAGCTGGTGTTGAGGGATCGTGATGGAAGTAACGGGCGTGAAATTAATAAACTCGGGAAGGAAATTAATGAATTGTTGGATTGTGAGGAGATTATGTGGCAGCAAAGATCCAAGATTCAGTGGATGGGACTGGGAGATCgtaatacaaaatattttcatacaaAAGCTTCTGGGACGAAAAAGAAGAATTTCATTTCCAGAATTATGGATGAAATGGGGGTATGGAAGGAATCTCCATTAGAGGTGGCTGAAGTGGCAGTTTCATATTTTGAGAAGCTTTATGCAACTTCCAATCCTGATAAGATTCTAGAGGTAGTTGATACTATTGATGCAAAGGTTTCAGATGATATGAATCAAAGCTTGATCCGACAGTTTACAAGAGATGAAATCGAAGCTGCCCTTAAGCAGATGCACCCAACCAAAGCTCCAGATGGTATGCCAgctatattttatcaaaaatattgGGATATTGTGGGTAATGATGTTGTTAGCATGGTTCTGAATGTCTTAAATTCTGATATTTCTATGGCTGACATAAATAAAACGTTTATTACTCTTATCCCAAAAGTCGCAATCCTACTAAAATGACAGAATTTAGACCGATTAGTCTAAGTAATGTAATCTATAAGCTCATTTCCAAAGTCTTAGTTAATCATCTCAAATCTGTCCTCCCTCATATCATTTCTGAAAATTAAAGTGCATTTCTATCTGAGAGGCTTATAACTAATAATGTTCTTATAGCCTTTAAACTCATGCATTTTTTAGACCATAAGAAAGATGGTAAGGAGAGCTATATGGCAATTAAACTAGACATGAGTAAGGCTTATGATAGGGTGGAATGGGGGTTCATTGagcaaattatgaaaaaattaggCTTTCATGAAAACTGGATCTGCCTGATTATGCGGTGCATTACTTCTGTCTCCTATTCTGTGCTTATTAATGGTGTAGCGTATGGTAATATTATACCTTCGAGGGGTCTTCATCAAGGAGATCCCCAATCATCTCCCCTATCATCTTATTTATTCTTGCTTTGTGCAAATGgattttcttctcttataaGTAGGGTAGTAGAAAATCAGATGTTGAGTGGCTTATCTATTTGCAGAGGATGTCCCAAGATCTCTCGTCTCTTTTTTGCGGATGATAGTCTGCTTTTTTGTAAAGCTAGTGGCCAAGAAtgtgaaaatttaattgaaattcttCAGAGGTATGAAGTTGCCTCTGGTCAGAAAATCAATGCAGACAAGTCATCTATTTTCTTTAGTGCAAATACgggggaagaaaagaaaaaggaggtcTTGGAAATTTTGGGGCCTATGCAAGATTCTAGGCATGGGAAGTATCTTGGCCTTCCATCTATTATTGGCtaatcaaaaaacaaagtcTTTGCGGAGATTAAAGAAAGGGTAGAAAGGAAGCTTGCGGGGTGGAAAGAAAAGTTTCTCTCTATTGGCGGTAAGGAGATTCTCATAAAGGTTGTGGCTCAAGCTGTTCCAATGTATGCAATGAGTTGTTTTCAATTACCAAAGGGGTTGTGTGATGACATAGAGGGTATGATGAGAAGGTTTTGGTGGGGGTAGCGTGGTCAAGAGTCTAAATTGGCCTAGGTAAGTTGGAAGCGCTTGTGCAAATCAAAGCTTCGAGGTGGGATGGGGTTTAGAAACCTTCAAGCTTTTAACCTCGCCATGTTAGCGAAGCAAGGTTGGAGGCTTCTCATGAATCCAAACTCATTAGTAGCTCGAGTATATAGGGCTAAATACTATCCCTATGGTGATGTTCTCAATGCTGTTTTGGGTTCTAGACCATCCTATgtttggagaagcattatgcAAGGGCTTGAAGTTGTAAAAAGGGGTTATCGATGGAGAGTTGGTAATGGAAGATTGATTCACATTTGGAACGACAAGTGGCTGCCTACCCCCACAACGTACAAGGTGATCTCCCCTCCCCGTGACTTCGATGATTTCCCAATGGTTTCGGCTTTAATTGATTATGATACTAGAAAGTGGAAGGCTGATCTCattaactcaatttttttgccttttgaaGCAAGAACGATCCTCAACATACCAATTAGTTATAATCTTCCTGAGGACAAAATAATTTGGGCTGCTAACAACAAAGGTATGTTTTCTGTTAAAAGTGCTTATTATGTGGCCCTTGATATAGTAGATTCATCTGAGGAAAGGGAAAGCTAGGGTGGAGATCCTAGAGGGCGTTTGTGGAAGAGAGTTTGGCATTTAAATATTCCATCAAAGATTAAAATCTTTGCTTGGAGAGCATGTATTGAGGCTCTTCCAACAATGGTAAATCTGAGGAGAAGAGGCATCGGTGAGGATGACCTTTGTCCTTGTTGTGGAAGGGAGATGGAAACGGCTTTTCATTCCATTATAAAATGTGAAGTTACAAGGAGAGTTTGGGATAATTGGGACGTTCAAGTGGTCCAGATGGGGCTGAGGTTACATGACATAGCTGATGTTGCTTAGCGAATCCTTGAGAATGGTACAGCCCGTGACCTTGAAGTCTTCTTCAGTGTAGCCTGGTCAATATGGTATAATAGGAATTCAATTGTTTTTGAAGCTACCTGCAAGCTGCCGAGACATATTTGGATTTTTGCTAACAGGTTCATTCAAGAGTTTAGGGGTGCAAGGAATGCCCTGAACAATAATCAAGCTAAAGGAAATAACAGCTGGCTCCCTCCACCAGTTGGAGTTTACAAAATTAATGTAGATGGAGCCACTTCTATGGATGAAAGAAACTCTAGTGTAGGGGCTATTATTAGAGATTCTGAAGGAGCAGTTATGGCAGCTAGTTGTAAATATTTTCAAGGTCAATTTTTCGTTGAAGAGGTGGAAGCGCTGGCTATGGAGAATGGAATTTTGCTTGCTCGTGACATGAAGCTGACTCAAATAATCATTGAATCTAATGCTGTAACAACAGTCAATGGGATTAATAATGGGTTAGTGGATGGTAACCTTGGGCATCTGTACCAAGGAATTATGTCTTTGCTGAGTACGTTCACAAGTTGGAAGATCAAGCACGTGAAAAGGGAGTACAACAGAGCCGCCCATGAGCTTGCTCATCTTGCTAGGGTCTAGAAAGATTCCCAAGTGTGGAGGAATGCTTTTCCTTTTGTGTTGCTGGAGATAGTTCAAAACGATTGTAATGGGTAGTATTTGTTTTT
This genomic stretch from Castanea sativa cultivar Marrone di Chiusa Pesio chromosome 1, ASM4071231v1 harbors:
- the LOC142623187 gene encoding deoxyhypusine synthase isoform X1; its protein translation is MGEAMKEDLNLMSSVHSTVFKQSENLEGQCIKIEGYDFNQGVNHSQLLKSMVSTGFQASNLGDAIEVVNQMLDWRLADESVTEDCSEEERDPSYRKSVRCKVFLGFTSNLTSSGVRDVVRYLVEHHMVDVVVTTAGGIEEDLIKCLAPTYKGDFSLPGAYLRSKGLNRIGNLLVPNDNYCKFEDWIIPIFDQMLKEQTEENVLWTPSRLIARLGKEINNKSSYLYWAYKNNIPVYCPSLTDGSLGDMLYFHSFRSPGLIVDIVQDIRAINGEAVHANPRKTGMIILGGGLPKHHICNANMMRNGADYAVFINTAQEFDGSDSGARPDEAVSWGKIRGSAKTVKVHCDATIAFPLLVAETFASKEKEFHQE
- the LOC142623187 gene encoding deoxyhypusine synthase isoform X2, with translation MVDVVVTTAGGIEEDLIKCLAPTYKGDFSLPGAYLRSKGLNRIGNLLVPNDNYCKFEDWIIPIFDQMLKEQTEENVLWTPSRLIARLGKEINNKSSYLYWAYKNNIPVYCPSLTDGSLGDMLYFHSFRSPGLIVDIVQDIRAINGEAVHANPRKTGMIILGGGLPKHHICNANMMRNGADYAVFINTAQEFDGSDSGARPDEAVSWGKIRGSAKTVKVHCDATIAFPLLVAETFASKEKEFHQE
- the LOC142630448 gene encoding uncharacterized protein LOC142630448, whose translation is MERKKMNVGFANGLIIPSYGRSGGLALLWKKEIKVDVQSYSERHVDAIIFEDSGFKWRITGFYGNPKSHRRKESWELLKILSKKFQLPWLCFGDFTEIVSMSEKMGGAQRSQRQMGGFREAINYCGFKDLGFCGPDFTWCNMQEGRQRIYLRLDRVLVTQDWIDHYRDMKVHHLVESTSDHCALLITDVIPQRLTKKRFQFEAMWTRRNDCRDVIKAIWNEGVNLCSPNGMVDGLKQCAKEVSKWNRAVFGNVPRQIQSKRNVLNELVLRDRDGSNGREINKLGKEINELLDCEEIMWQQRSKIQWMGLGDRNTKYFHTKASGTKKKNFISRIMDEMGVWKESPLEVAEVAVSYFEKLYATSNPDKILEVVDTIDAKVSDDMNQSLIRQFTRDEIEAALKQMHPTKAPDGMPAIFYQKYWDIVGNDVVSMVLNVLNSDISMADINKTFITLIPKVAILLK